From the genome of Marixanthomonas ophiurae, one region includes:
- the rplS gene encoding 50S ribosomal protein L19 has product MESLIKFVQDEFVTKKEFPKFGAGDTITVYYEIREGDKTRTQFFRGVVIQIKGTGTSQTFTIRKMSGTVGVERIFPMNLPALQKIEINKTGSVRRKRIYYFRGLTGKKARIREKRS; this is encoded by the coding sequence ATGGAATCGTTAATTAAATTTGTTCAGGACGAATTTGTAACTAAAAAAGAATTTCCAAAATTCGGTGCTGGTGATACGATCACTGTGTATTATGAAATTCGTGAAGGTGATAAAACAAGAACTCAGTTTTTTAGAGGAGTTGTTATCCAAATTAAAGGTACAGGTACTTCCCAAACATTCACCATTAGAAAAATGTCTGGTACAGTTGGTGTAGAGCGTATCTTCCCAATGAACTTACCTGCATTACAAAAAATTGAGATCAACAAAACAGGTAGCGTACGTAGAAAACGTATTTACTACTTTAGAGGTCTTACTGGTAAAAAAGCCAGAATTAGAGAAAAGCGTAGCTAA
- a CDS encoding GAF domain-containing sensor histidine kinase, producing the protein MNRPNKNIAEETNLNSLTHQLKQREAELSLLNSIQEAINKEIGMQGIYNMVGDKIRDLFDAQVVGIYTIDHDKQMEIFNFLYEDGELISPKPRKLDAVRKLLIDKKELILIDKDLPKKVAKISGMPATAVPGTKLPKSILLVPMVVRNNVSGYVSIQNLDRELAFSTNDVKLLETIANSMSVGLENARLFNEAEQRNAELSVINSVQQGLVAEMNMQGIYDLVGERIRNLFDAQVTGIYSFDHDTNMEHFHYLFEDGERIYPEPRPLNHLRNWIITNRSLLLVNENVDQQIFKITGKKNVAVPGTRLPQSMLFVPLMVGEVVKGCVSLQNLDKEQAFNSSDVRLLSTLANSMSVALENARLFNEAEQRNAELAVINGVQQGLVAEMDMQGIYELVGERIRSLFNAQVVAVSTFNHKEGLEEFNYIFEDGQRFTLEPRPIDTLRKKIIISKKLLYLNENVDEMWTAITGEVPTVLPGTQFTKSALYVPMITGKEVRGYVSLQNVESENAFSESDIRLLSTLANSMTVALENARLFNETARLLEETKQRATELHTVNKISHALVSQLDLKSLIKLIGDQMLQTFNADIVYLAIHDRKANMLHFPYMYGEDDANSREFGNGITEKIIISKEPLLINEDMERAYEEIKAEKKGKWVQSYLGVPIVIGDTATGVISVQSTERQNRFNEYDLRLLKTIAANVGVAMQNAEAYKKLQIALKELESAQEQLIQQEKLASLGQLSAGIAHEIKNPLNFVNNFSELNLELIDEVLDELKKTAKSDEKEEIKSILEDVVANQKKIHQHGSRADSIVKSMLLHSRGGNGIKEASQINDMLKEYVNLAFHGMRAGKKPMNVSLDFQLDASIRKVPVIIEDISRVILNLCNNAFDAMYERLKKESTEGTYQPKLTIKSFEKNHAVMIAIRDNGFGIPIELQDKILMPFFTTKRGTEGTGLGLSITNDIIKAHGGSLQVESKKGDDSFTKFIIKLPI; encoded by the coding sequence ATGAATCGACCAAATAAGAATATAGCAGAGGAGACCAACTTGAACTCCCTAACGCATCAATTAAAACAGCGTGAGGCCGAACTATCCTTGTTGAACAGCATACAGGAAGCCATCAACAAAGAGATTGGTATGCAAGGAATTTATAATATGGTTGGAGATAAAATTAGGGATTTGTTTGATGCCCAGGTTGTAGGTATTTACACCATAGATCACGACAAGCAAATGGAAATTTTTAATTTCTTATATGAAGATGGCGAACTTATTAGCCCCAAACCTCGAAAGTTAGATGCCGTAAGAAAACTCTTGATCGATAAAAAAGAACTTATTTTAATAGATAAAGATCTTCCTAAAAAGGTTGCAAAAATTTCTGGAATGCCAGCAACAGCTGTTCCAGGCACGAAGTTGCCAAAATCAATTTTATTAGTCCCAATGGTAGTTAGAAACAATGTGTCTGGCTATGTGAGCATTCAGAATTTGGATCGGGAACTTGCTTTTTCAACTAATGATGTGAAATTACTGGAGACCATAGCCAATAGTATGAGTGTTGGACTGGAAAATGCTAGACTTTTCAATGAAGCAGAACAACGAAATGCCGAATTGTCTGTAATCAATAGTGTGCAGCAAGGTTTGGTTGCCGAAATGAATATGCAGGGAATTTACGATTTGGTCGGTGAGCGAATCCGAAATCTGTTTGATGCACAAGTAACCGGCATTTATTCTTTTGACCATGATACAAATATGGAACACTTTCATTATTTGTTTGAGGATGGCGAACGAATCTACCCTGAGCCCAGGCCGTTGAATCATTTACGAAACTGGATTATAACAAACCGTTCCTTGCTTCTGGTAAATGAAAATGTGGATCAGCAAATCTTTAAAATTACCGGTAAAAAGAATGTAGCTGTTCCCGGCACACGATTGCCACAATCCATGCTTTTTGTTCCATTAATGGTAGGAGAAGTTGTTAAGGGGTGTGTTAGTCTTCAAAACCTTGATAAAGAACAGGCTTTTAACTCTTCAGATGTTCGGTTATTGAGTACACTAGCAAACAGTATGAGCGTCGCCTTAGAAAACGCAAGACTTTTTAATGAAGCGGAGCAACGAAATGCAGAACTAGCAGTAATTAACGGCGTACAGCAAGGTTTGGTTGCTGAGATGGATATGCAGGGTATTTATGAATTGGTGGGCGAACGAATACGATCTTTATTTAATGCTCAAGTAGTTGCCGTTTCAACCTTTAATCACAAAGAAGGTCTAGAAGAATTCAACTATATTTTTGAAGACGGCCAGAGGTTTACGCTAGAGCCACGCCCCATTGACACGCTTCGAAAAAAAATTATCATATCGAAAAAGCTGCTCTATTTAAATGAAAATGTAGATGAAATGTGGACAGCGATTACGGGTGAAGTCCCAACAGTTCTTCCTGGCACCCAATTTACTAAATCTGCACTCTACGTCCCTATGATTACAGGAAAGGAAGTAAGGGGTTACGTTAGTTTACAGAATGTGGAAAGTGAAAATGCCTTTTCTGAATCTGATATAAGACTATTAAGTACGCTTGCAAATAGTATGACGGTAGCCTTAGAAAACGCTCGACTCTTTAACGAAACGGCTCGCCTTCTAGAAGAAACAAAACAGCGTGCCACCGAATTACACACCGTTAACAAGATAAGTCATGCCTTGGTTTCCCAACTCGACCTTAAATCGCTTATAAAACTGATTGGTGATCAGATGCTTCAAACGTTTAATGCAGATATTGTGTATTTGGCAATCCACGACCGAAAGGCCAATATGCTTCACTTTCCATATATGTATGGCGAAGATGATGCAAATTCAAGGGAATTCGGCAACGGAATTACCGAAAAAATAATAATCAGTAAAGAACCACTGCTCATCAATGAAGATATGGAACGAGCCTATGAGGAAATCAAAGCCGAAAAAAAAGGAAAATGGGTGCAATCATATCTTGGAGTTCCCATCGTTATTGGCGATACTGCTACAGGTGTTATTAGTGTTCAAAGTACAGAAAGGCAGAATCGTTTTAATGAATACGATTTGCGATTATTGAAAACAATTGCTGCCAATGTTGGTGTTGCTATGCAAAATGCCGAAGCCTACAAGAAACTTCAAATTGCTTTAAAAGAATTAGAATCTGCACAAGAACAATTAATTCAGCAAGAAAAGCTTGCCTCCTTAGGCCAACTTTCTGCAGGTATCGCTCATGAGATTAAGAACCCCCTGAATTTTGTCAATAATTTTTCTGAATTGAATTTAGAACTTATTGATGAAGTATTAGATGAACTTAAAAAAACCGCTAAAAGTGATGAAAAGGAAGAGATTAAATCTATTCTAGAAGATGTAGTTGCAAACCAAAAGAAGATACATCAACATGGCTCAAGGGCTGACAGTATTGTCAAGTCTATGCTGTTACATAGTCGTGGTGGCAATGGTATTAAGGAAGCTTCGCAGATAAACGATATGCTTAAAGAATATGTTAATCTTGCATTCCACGGTATGCGTGCTGGAAAAAAGCCGATGAATGTGTCCTTAGATTTTCAGTTAGATGCCTCGATCCGTAAAGTGCCAGTTATCATCGAAGATATTAGTCGGGTTATCCTCAATCTTTGTAATAATGCTTTTGATGCCATGTACGAACGACTCAAAAAAGAAAGCACAGAAGGCACCTACCAGCCTAAACTAACCATCAAGAGCTTCGAAAAAAACCATGCTGTAATGATTGCGATTCGAGACAATGGTTTTGGTATCCCTATAGAGCTTCAAGATAAAATATTAATGCCCTTTTTTACAACAAAAAGAGGTACTGAAGGCACCGGATTAGGGCTTTCTATTACAAACGATATTATAAAAGCCCACGGTGGCAGTTTACAAGTTGAATCGAAAAAAGGAGATGATTCGTTTACGAAATTCATAATTAAATTACCAATCTAA
- a CDS encoding putative type IX sorting system protein PorV2: MKKKLFLLFLIIGVAAQSQTTRKYSNEFMNIGVDAAAFGMANAVTASSGDVNSGYWNPAGLVALEDNQLSLMHASYFANIANYDYGAFAMPLDDRSVVALSVIRFGVDDILNTTQLIDDQGNIDYNRISLFSTADYGVTFSYARALPLDGLNVGVNAKVIRRIIGDFASSWGFGFDAGLQFNTGDWKFGLMARDITTTFNAWSIDEDEFATIQGAVEGQNQELPETTEITIPKLQLGVSRKFVFHYDFSLLAEVDFNFRFAQTNDIFSTSFTSMTPAAGLQFGYIDLVFIRAGVGNFQNIQQLDGSDSVGFQPNIGVGFKYKGIQVDYALTDIGDQSAALYSNVFSLKLDWSVFR; encoded by the coding sequence TTGAAGAAGAAACTATTTTTACTTTTTTTAATAATCGGTGTAGCCGCCCAATCACAAACCACGAGAAAATACTCGAATGAGTTTATGAATATTGGGGTGGATGCTGCTGCGTTTGGTATGGCGAATGCGGTTACTGCTTCTTCTGGAGATGTAAATTCAGGCTACTGGAACCCTGCAGGTTTGGTAGCGCTGGAAGACAATCAACTTTCTTTAATGCACGCCTCCTACTTTGCCAACATTGCTAACTACGATTATGGAGCTTTTGCTATGCCGCTGGATGACCGGAGTGTTGTCGCTTTATCAGTAATCCGTTTTGGTGTAGATGACATTTTAAACACGACACAACTTATAGATGATCAAGGAAATATTGATTACAACCGTATTAGTTTGTTCTCTACAGCCGATTATGGGGTTACTTTTTCCTATGCCCGAGCGTTGCCATTAGATGGTCTAAATGTCGGTGTGAATGCAAAAGTAATTAGAAGAATCATAGGTGATTTTGCTTCCTCTTGGGGTTTCGGCTTTGATGCCGGACTTCAATTTAATACAGGAGATTGGAAGTTTGGTTTAATGGCGCGTGATATCACTACTACCTTTAATGCCTGGAGTATTGATGAAGATGAATTTGCTACCATACAAGGTGCTGTGGAAGGGCAAAATCAGGAATTGCCTGAAACTACTGAAATTACAATTCCTAAACTACAATTAGGAGTTTCTAGAAAGTTTGTATTCCATTATGACTTTTCATTGTTGGCCGAAGTGGATTTTAATTTCCGTTTTGCCCAAACCAATGATATTTTTTCTACGTCTTTTACGAGTATGACACCCGCTGCCGGACTTCAGTTTGGGTACATCGATTTGGTATTTATACGCGCCGGAGTCGGTAATTTTCAAAACATCCAGCAACTAGACGGAAGTGATTCTGTAGGCTTTCAGCCCAATATTGGCGTTGGTTTTAAATACAAAGGTATTCAAGTAGATTACGCTTTAACCGATATTGGTGACCAAAGTGCCGCACTGTATTCGAACGTCTTTTCGTTGAAGCTGGATTGGAGCGTTTTTAGATAA
- the lptB gene encoding LPS export ABC transporter ATP-binding protein codes for MKLRADSLVKSYKGRKVVKGITVEVNQGEIVGLLGPNGAGKTTSFYMIVGLIKPNGGQIFLEGTNITKFPMYKRAQNGIGYLAQEASVFRKLSIEDNILSVLQLTKLSKKEQYMKMESLIEEFGLGHIRKSRGDLLSGGERRRTEIARALATDPHFILLDEPFAGVDPVAVEDIQRIVAQLKDKNIGILITDHNVQETLAITDRTYLMFEGSILKHGEPEDLANDEMVRKVYLGQNFELRKKKLFQD; via the coding sequence ATGAAGCTAAGAGCCGATAGTCTAGTTAAATCATATAAAGGACGTAAAGTAGTAAAAGGAATTACCGTTGAAGTAAACCAGGGAGAAATTGTTGGTTTATTAGGTCCCAATGGTGCCGGAAAAACTACCTCTTTTTATATGATTGTGGGATTGATAAAACCAAATGGCGGGCAAATTTTTTTGGAAGGAACCAATATTACCAAATTCCCTATGTACAAAAGGGCGCAAAACGGAATTGGCTATTTGGCACAAGAAGCTTCTGTTTTTAGAAAGTTGAGCATTGAAGATAATATTTTAAGTGTGCTACAGTTGACTAAGCTCTCCAAAAAAGAGCAGTACATGAAAATGGAGTCACTTATTGAAGAATTTGGGTTAGGTCATATTCGAAAAAGTCGTGGCGATTTATTAAGTGGTGGTGAACGTCGCCGTACCGAAATTGCTCGTGCCTTAGCAACGGATCCTCATTTTATTTTATTGGACGAACCTTTTGCCGGGGTTGATCCTGTTGCGGTAGAAGACATTCAGCGCATTGTAGCCCAATTAAAAGACAAAAACATTGGTATTCTTATTACCGATCACAACGTACAGGAAACCTTAGCCATTACTGACAGAACCTACCTAATGTTTGAAGGTAGTATTTTAAAACACGGCGAGCCGGAAGACCTTGCCAATGACGAAATGGTTCGTAAAGTATATTTAGGCCAAAACTTTGAACTTCGGAAGAAAAAGTTGTTTCAAGATTAA
- a CDS encoding adenylate/guanylate cyclase domain-containing response regulator, translating into MAKILVVDDEADLEMLIKQKFRKQIRGGEYEFYFAKNGRVALEKLGTEPEMDIVLSDINMPEMDGLTLLTKLNELSPLIKSVIVSAYGDMENIRTAMNRGAFDFITKPINFEDLTLTMEKTLKHAKLLKETLQAVKENNILKMYVDENVLNFMGKKEFESIIMANETIEASVMFVDICGFTSISETASADTVVTLINSYFDVMVKEIMEQKGYIDKFIGDAIMAVFTGEYHLDRSIDAALAVCGKINSLPAFGRQLQFKPKVSIGIKSGDMITGNIGSESLKRLDYTVIGDTVNTAARLQGAAEENQIIISEACYNKVKESFRCEKVGNISLKNKANPMTIYQVLE; encoded by the coding sequence ATGGCAAAGATATTAGTAGTTGACGACGAAGCAGATTTGGAAATGCTTATTAAGCAGAAGTTCCGAAAACAGATACGTGGAGGCGAATATGAGTTTTATTTTGCCAAAAACGGAAGAGTCGCTCTAGAAAAATTGGGGACCGAACCTGAGATGGACATTGTGTTGAGCGACATTAATATGCCTGAAATGGACGGACTTACCCTATTGACCAAACTCAACGAACTGAGTCCGCTTATAAAATCGGTTATCGTTTCGGCATACGGAGATATGGAAAATATCCGTACAGCCATGAACCGTGGGGCTTTCGATTTTATCACCAAACCCATCAACTTTGAAGACCTAACCCTCACGATGGAGAAAACTTTAAAGCACGCTAAGCTATTAAAAGAAACATTGCAAGCCGTAAAAGAAAATAACATCTTAAAAATGTATGTGGACGAAAATGTGCTCAATTTTATGGGCAAGAAAGAGTTTGAATCTATCATTATGGCCAACGAAACCATAGAAGCTTCGGTTATGTTCGTCGATATTTGTGGCTTTACATCTATAAGTGAAACAGCTTCGGCCGATACAGTGGTGACTTTAATCAACTCGTATTTTGATGTAATGGTGAAAGAAATTATGGAACAAAAAGGATACATCGATAAATTTATTGGCGATGCAATTATGGCTGTCTTTACTGGCGAGTACCATTTAGACCGGTCTATAGACGCTGCCTTGGCCGTATGTGGAAAGATAAATAGTTTGCCAGCCTTTGGAAGACAGCTACAATTTAAACCCAAGGTGTCCATTGGGATAAAAAGCGGAGATATGATTACCGGCAATATCGGTTCCGAAAGCTTAAAACGCTTAGATTACACTGTTATTGGCGATACGGTCAACACCGCTGCAAGACTTCAAGGAGCCGCCGAAGAAAACCAAATTATCATTAGTGAAGCCTGTTATAACAAAGTGAAAGAATCCTTTAGATGTGAAAAAGTGGGCAATATTTCACTAAAAAACAAAGCAAACCCAATGACTATTTATCAAGTCTTGGAGTAA
- a CDS encoding response regulator translates to MKILIVDDERDVETLFRQKFRKEIRNNKLELTFAFSGQEALDILQEQDPPEVVYVFSDINMPGMTGLVLLEHIKKKFPTISVSMISAYGDTENYTKAMDSGAKEFFTKPIDFESLRKEIGTLI, encoded by the coding sequence ATGAAAATTTTAATAGTAGATGACGAGCGGGATGTGGAGACCTTGTTCCGTCAAAAATTTAGAAAAGAAATTAGGAACAACAAACTGGAATTAACTTTTGCCTTCTCTGGTCAAGAGGCCTTAGATATTTTACAAGAGCAAGATCCGCCGGAAGTAGTTTATGTCTTTTCAGATATCAATATGCCAGGAATGACAGGCTTGGTATTGTTAGAGCACATTAAAAAGAAATTTCCAACGATTAGTGTATCGATGATTTCTGCCTATGGCGACACCGAAAATTATACCAAGGCAATGGATTCAGGTGCTAAAGAGTTTTTTACTAAACCAATTGATTTTGAATCCTTACGAAAAGAAATAGGAACGCTCATCTAA
- a CDS encoding CDP-alcohol phosphatidyltransferase family protein yields MIKQIPNIITSLNLLCGSVAVLFAVSGDLITASFFVFFGIFFDFFDGLAARVFNAQSDVGLELDSLADMITSGLAPAIVMVQLLSEATLGHPLIITDIFTEDSWNSGLNTYIPFIGLLIAVASAYRLAKFNVDTRQTSSFIGLPTPANALLILSLPLILHFQYFEGIEAVILNPWVLIGLTVFSCVLLNAEIPLFALKFKTWDVKSNLLRYVFIAICLIAVLVLKFIAIPVIIGIYIILSLLSNNK; encoded by the coding sequence ATGATAAAACAGATACCTAACATCATCACGTCGTTAAATTTACTTTGCGGAAGTGTTGCCGTACTTTTTGCCGTTTCGGGCGATTTGATAACTGCTTCATTTTTTGTGTTCTTCGGAATCTTCTTCGATTTTTTTGATGGTCTCGCCGCACGCGTCTTTAATGCACAAAGTGATGTTGGCTTAGAACTGGACTCTTTAGCCGATATGATAACAAGTGGATTGGCACCGGCAATTGTGATGGTTCAGCTGTTATCGGAAGCTACCTTAGGCCACCCCTTAATTATTACAGATATTTTTACTGAAGATAGTTGGAACAGTGGTTTAAATACCTATATCCCTTTTATCGGGTTGCTTATTGCAGTGGCTTCGGCATATCGCTTGGCAAAATTTAATGTGGATACCAGACAGACTAGTAGTTTTATAGGGCTTCCTACTCCTGCAAATGCACTATTAATATTGAGTTTACCACTAATACTACACTTTCAGTATTTTGAAGGAATAGAAGCGGTTATATTAAATCCGTGGGTTTTAATTGGATTAACCGTATTCAGTTGTGTTCTATTAAATGCGGAAATCCCACTTTTTGCATTAAAATTTAAAACCTGGGATGTTAAAAGTAATTTGTTGCGGTATGTTTTTATTGCAATTTGCTTAATCGCCGTATTGGTTTTAAAGTTTATTGCTATTCCGGTTATTATCGGAATTTATATTATACTCTCTCTCTTATCTAACAATAAATAA
- a CDS encoding Pycsar system effector family protein produces the protein METNDPQKKTQKIEAQIKKPSHTEELVDHYWGSINYVFGLIKASEIKAGLILSFYGILLNFIYQNIGVMLIQASKDIPLYVLLGLWFACTVTSIYFSIRCFMPRIEAKYDKNMFFFGDVVTKFGNIKEFSRIFYKTSLDEEELFDQLGQQIFIISKIATYKFRNVNRSLRLLALGLLFLLIVVVYTLLIEL, from the coding sequence ATGGAAACAAACGACCCACAAAAAAAAACACAGAAAATAGAAGCACAGATCAAAAAACCTTCGCACACCGAAGAATTGGTAGATCATTATTGGGGTAGCATCAATTATGTATTTGGACTCATAAAAGCTTCCGAAATAAAAGCGGGACTTATCCTTTCGTTTTACGGAATCTTGCTGAATTTTATTTACCAGAATATAGGCGTTATGTTGATTCAAGCGTCAAAAGATATACCGTTGTATGTACTCCTGGGATTGTGGTTTGCTTGTACGGTAACCTCCATTTATTTCAGTATTCGTTGTTTTATGCCCAGAATTGAGGCTAAATACGATAAAAATATGTTCTTTTTTGGAGATGTAGTCACCAAGTTTGGAAACATCAAGGAGTTTTCAAGGATTTTTTATAAAACAAGCTTGGACGAAGAAGAGTTATTTGACCAGTTGGGACAACAGATATTTATCATTTCAAAAATTGCAACCTATAAATTCAGGAATGTAAACAGATCGCTGCGGTTATTGGCGTTAGGTCTTCTCTTTTTATTGATTGTTGTGGTGTATACTTTGTTAATTGAACTTTAG
- a CDS encoding NAD(P)-dependent alcohol dehydrogenase, which produces MSEVKAYAAHAEKENLKPLDIERRNVKATDVEIDILYCGVCHSDIHTVNDDWGGAKYPVVPGHEIVGRVLNVGDKVKNFKEGDLVGVGCMVDSCQTCDSCKEGLEQYCENGAIMTYDGKDEHLGGHTFGGYSEKIVVDKEFVLSIPENIDIKATAPLLCAGITTWSPLQHWNVKKGDKVGVIGLGGLGHMGVKFASAMGAHVVMITTSPSKSDDAKSLGADSVLISKDEKQMEEHANSFDFLLNTVPVGHDTNPYIALLKRDATMVMVGAIEPLDPIHGGGLIIGRKSVAGSVIGGIKETQEMLDFCGEHNITCDVEMIDIQNINDAYERVVNSDVKYRFVIDMKSLKN; this is translated from the coding sequence ATGAGTGAAGTAAAAGCATATGCAGCACACGCTGAAAAAGAAAATTTAAAACCTTTAGATATTGAAAGGCGAAATGTAAAGGCAACCGACGTAGAAATTGATATTTTATACTGTGGCGTTTGCCATAGTGATATCCATACGGTAAATGATGATTGGGGTGGAGCCAAATACCCAGTTGTTCCTGGACACGAAATCGTGGGCCGTGTTTTAAATGTGGGCGATAAAGTAAAAAACTTTAAAGAAGGCGATTTAGTAGGAGTAGGGTGTATGGTAGATTCTTGTCAAACATGTGATTCTTGTAAAGAAGGATTGGAACAATATTGCGAAAACGGAGCCATTATGACTTATGATGGTAAAGACGAACATTTGGGCGGTCATACCTTTGGAGGGTACTCCGAAAAAATAGTAGTGGATAAAGAATTTGTTTTATCCATTCCTGAAAACATCGACATTAAAGCAACCGCACCTTTATTGTGTGCAGGAATAACAACCTGGTCACCACTACAACACTGGAATGTTAAAAAAGGTGATAAAGTAGGTGTAATTGGTTTAGGTGGTTTAGGCCATATGGGCGTAAAATTTGCTAGCGCTATGGGAGCCCATGTAGTTATGATTACTACGTCACCGTCTAAAAGTGATGATGCCAAAAGTTTAGGGGCTGATTCCGTTTTGATTTCGAAAGATGAAAAACAAATGGAAGAGCATGCCAACTCGTTCGATTTTCTACTGAATACCGTACCGGTTGGGCACGATACCAATCCATATATAGCCTTGTTAAAAAGAGATGCAACTATGGTGATGGTTGGAGCCATTGAGCCGTTAGACCCAATTCACGGTGGAGGCTTGATTATAGGTAGAAAAAGCGTTGCAGGATCTGTAATTGGCGGAATAAAAGAAACCCAAGAAATGTTAGATTTCTGTGGTGAGCACAACATTACTTGCGATGTAGAAATGATTGATATTCAAAACATCAACGATGCATACGAACGAGTTGTAAACTCTGATGTGAAATACCGATTTGTAATTGATATGAAATCGTTAAAAAACTAA